The genomic segment gttgtttgttaattttagtgatatGTGAAAAAGtatgaataagaagaagagtcaaGAGAGGCTTAAGACAGAAGCGAGTACGTGGATGGATCACGTGGACCCTTGAGCCACCCTCATCACATGAGCCATATATGTGCTGTCTCAATAACAAATGACTTCGACTTTCCAGCCAAAAATaacaccatttttgtttttttgtacgATTAATTATTAgcattaaattttatgattgTTATTCAGATaaccttttaagttttaagcaTAAATGTTTCTTCAATTTTGTTCACATAATAAGATATTTGTTGGACATGCCCTTAATCCATGGCCATCTTAGATTCTTAGTCTACATGTTGTAAGAGCATTCGACTGAGCCCTTAATTTTATAAACTATGTTATCActtatgagaatttttttttaatccaaatcaattattttgtgGAAATTCTTAAGATTGTAAAAAATCAAGTAAATatctctctttcctttgtgGGACCCACTGCTACCGAACTTTTGAAAAAAACCGTTGTCATAGCGCGAAAATACTATAGAAACCATCACAAAACACATTATACTGTTTGAGAACATTATACAACCAAAGTCCAAAGCCATAAACATTTAAACAGTTGAACGCCCACGAAACATTTGACATATACTCAAACCGCATCAAAAGGCGAACGCTCGTTCTCAAACGCTCCTAGTACTTGTATCCTTTCACATACAAGCTCTCGGATGCGGCCGAGTCACCGGAAGCCCCGCCTGTGTATTTCCCGAGGGTAGCGTCAGAGTTAGCCTTGCACCTGGTCAGGAACGTGGCCTGAGCTTTGGCTACGTTCTCGGTCTTACCGGCCCACGCCTTGAGAGTGCTTTGCTGGAGGGCTCGGCCAAAAGAGAAAGTAAGCGTCCATGGCTTCAACACAGCGAGCTTGTTCATTGCGTTCAGATTTAGTGTTGCTTCCTCTTCGCTCTGTCCGCCTGAGAGGAACACGATTCCTGGGACAGCTGGTGGGACTGTGCGGCGTAGAGCAGTCACCGTGTATTCCGCAATTACTTCCGGAGTAACCTGTTAGAAGTACAATTTTAGCGTCTTGTAGCAAATTAACGAATTCATTTCGAGGTGTTTATATCTCTGTGATCCAATCTGATTGTGGTTCCGTAAGGAACAGGCATATAAACCTAAATGAAATTCAAACCGATGTAAACGAAACAAAttgtatgaaataaaaatttttggtttttgagtttcGATAAATAAATAAGACCAATAAAACCTTAAAATTCCGAAACAACTGATCCAAAATCAAACCGGATTGGCCACACGTATTTACCTTTGCGCTGTCGGAGCCGGGAGTGACCATGTTAGGTTTAAGCAGGGTGCCTTCGAGGAGGACATGGTGGTCGTTCAAGGCCTTGTACACGGCAGCAAGAACCGTCTCGGTCACAGCCGCACATTTCTTGATGTCGTGGTTCCCGTCGGTCAGAATCTCTGGCTCGACGATCGGGACAAGTCCGTTCTCCTGGCAGATGATGGCGTAGCGGGCTAGCCCCTTGGCGTTCTCTTGGATTGATAGCTCGCTTGGCTCGGTGGCCCCAATCTTGAGGACTGCACGCCATTTAGCAAACCGGGCTCCTGCCTTGTAATACTCCTGACACCGTGTACCAAGCGAGTCTAGACCCTGAGTAGTGGTCTCACCGTTGGTCCCTGCTAGATCAACCACACCCTTGTCCACTTTGATTCCGGGAATAACACCATTCTCctgatacaaaaaaagaaaagaatcattgAGACCGTTAGTTTAATTTGAGTCATGTCAAAATCTCATCCTCGCAACTACTCTTGAATCCAATGATTAGGACTAGAGctagaatattttgtttttttttttttctgtgacgGACCATGAGAAGATCGACGAAGGGTTTGCCCTCAGAGGTTTTCTGGTAGAGAGTTTCCTCGAAGAGGATAACACCAGAGAGGCAAGGGAAGGTTCCAGGGGAAGTGAAGAGGAGCTCACGTAGAGCTTGGCGGTTGGACTCATTGTTCTCAACATTAATACTGGCGAATCGTTTCCCGATGGTTCCTGTGCTCTCGTCTGCCGCCAAGATACCCTTTCCCGGTGTCGCAATGTACTTGGCCGTCTTGATCA from the Camelina sativa cultivar DH55 chromosome 12, Cs, whole genome shotgun sequence genome contains:
- the LOC104730750 gene encoding fructose-bisphosphate aldolase 5, cytosolic, which produces MSAFVGKYADELIKTAKYIATPGKGILAADESTGTIGKRFASINVENNESNRQALRELLFTSPGTFPCLSGVILFEETLYQKTSEGKPFVDLLMENGVIPGIKVDKGVVDLAGTNGETTTQGLDSLGTRCQEYYKAGARFAKWRAVLKIGATEPSELSIQENAKGLARYAIICQENGLVPIVEPEILTDGNHDIKKCAAVTETVLAAVYKALNDHHVLLEGTLLKPNMVTPGSDSAKVTPEVIAEYTVTALRRTVPPAVPGIVFLSGGQSEEEATLNLNAMNKLAVLKPWTLTFSFGRALQQSTLKAWAGKTENVAKAQATFLTRCKANSDATLGKYTGGASGDSAASESLYVKGYKY